The following coding sequences are from one Hymenobacter sp. DG25A window:
- a CDS encoding type II toxin-antitoxin system PemK/MazF family toxin: MAVVAVQRFEVWLVNLDPTQGSEINKTRPCVVLSPDEMNRYLHTVTIAALTSTRRDYPSRVDCTFQGKEGQVALDHIRSVDKTRLVRRLGTLPKATAQEICDRLQEMFQY; encoded by the coding sequence ATGGCAGTGGTAGCCGTGCAGCGTTTTGAGGTATGGCTTGTGAATCTCGACCCAACCCAAGGCAGCGAAATCAATAAAACGCGCCCTTGTGTAGTACTCTCGCCCGACGAGATGAACCGCTACCTGCACACGGTAACCATTGCGGCCCTGACCAGCACCCGGCGCGACTATCCCTCCCGGGTAGACTGCACCTTTCAGGGCAAAGAGGGCCAAGTCGCACTCGACCATATACGGTCAGTGGACAAAACCCGCCTAGTGCGCCGCCTGGGCACATTGCCGAAAGCTACCGCCCAGGAAATCTGCGACCGACTACAGGAGATGTTTCAGTACTAA
- a CDS encoding AbrB/MazE/SpoVT family DNA-binding domain-containing protein — MNTRLIRVGNSQGIVLPKKLLQQYHLIGEVDLQPTPEGLLIKPVSKPSRQGWDERFQHAIAQGQAPEVELLEGFSDDAFEETEWQW; from the coding sequence ATGAACACGCGCCTGATTCGGGTGGGCAATTCCCAAGGGATTGTGTTGCCCAAAAAGTTACTGCAGCAATATCACCTTATCGGCGAGGTTGACCTGCAGCCCACGCCGGAAGGTCTGCTTATTAAGCCGGTCAGTAAGCCCAGTCGCCAGGGCTGGGACGAGCGTTTTCAGCACGCCATTGCCCAAGGTCAGGCGCCGGAAGTAGAGCTACTGGAAGGATTTTCCGACGACGCTTTTGAGGAAACGGAATGGCAGTGGTAG